In one Epinephelus moara isolate mb chromosome 6, YSFRI_EMoa_1.0, whole genome shotgun sequence genomic region, the following are encoded:
- the gpatch4 gene encoding G patch domain-containing protein 4 encodes MAEVVPEKSRGLKFAEQQLLRHGWEHGKGLGRSENGISEAIKVKVKCDKGGVGHKEGEQFTFHWWDHVFNKASSSLQVESDQNGIQLKKTVEEDEEDGTISNKKPRKATLAKAKLYGCFVKSATLLSGQEQPEPKSSSSDDSSSSDEEDDQKLDLSSTTKLSDADLMKACGGRTAHKGARHGLTMSAKLARLEQQEAEFMAKYGKKSEPASASLVCVTPTPPTSQPAEQSPERQEEMSEDSHSKKMKKKRSTASAHELNGDAVSESPETDVKPKKKKRKTKEDTEEMTDAVSTEGNLICVENSEADHNTKRKHKKRKNSADQNKEEISPSPAAESKSSEETAEPHTDTTVKKKKKKKKSSKHQSEPAGEEESSNTESSQSEPVQDCAPKTKKKKAAVTSEEAEVPESEATRKQKRKKCKKDKLCVDEDTNEEAPPPKKKKKKKSKE; translated from the exons ATGGCAGAAGTTGTACCAGAGAAAAGTCGTGGCTTGAAGtttgcagagcagcagctcctgcgtCACGGCTGGGAACACG GTAAAGGGCTGGGGCGATCTGAGAATGGCATATCAGAAGCTATCAAGGTTAAAGTGAAATGTGACAAAGGAGGG GTTGGTCATAAGGAAGGGGAGCAGTTCACCTTCCACTGGTGGGATCATGTCTTCAATAAggcctcctccagtctgcaggTGGAATCTGATCAG AACGGTATTCAGTTGAAGAAGACggtggaggaagatgaagaggatgGGACGATCTCCAATAAAAAGCCACGGAAAGCCACGCTGGCTAAAGCCAAACTTTATGGATGTTTTGTCAAG TCAGCCACGCTGCTGTCTGGTCAGGAGCAGCCAGAGCCGAAGTCCTCCAGCTCAGacgacagcagcagctcagacgAGGAGGACGACCAGAAATTGGATCTCTCCAGCACCACCAA GCTTTCTGATGCTGATCTAATGAAGGCTTGTGGTGGACGCACGGCTCACAA aggaGCCAGACACGGCTTGACAATGAGCGCCAAGTTAGCCAGGCTGGAGCAGCAGGAGGCTGAGTTCATGGCTAAGTATGGCAAGAAGAGTGAACCAGCGAGTGCTTCATTAGTTTGTGTTACACCGACTCCACCGACCTCCCAGCCAGCTGAGCAGAGCCCTGAGAGGCAGGAGGAGATGAGCGAGGACTCTCACAgcaagaagatgaagaagaagaggtccACTGCGAGCGCTCATGAGCTAAATGGTGACGCGGTGTCTGAAAGTCCTGAAACAGATGTTAAacccaaaaagaagaaaaggaaaactaAAGAGGACACTGAGGAAATGACTGATGCGGTTTCCACTGAGGGGAATTTGATCTGTGTAGAAAACAGTGAAGCAGACCACAACACAAAGAGGAAAcataaaaagaggaaaaacagtgcAGACCAGAACAAAGAAGAAATATCACCTTCACCTGCAGCAGAGAGCAAGAGTTCAGAGGAGACTGCTGAgccgcacacagacacaacagtgaagaagaagaagaagaagaagaaatcctCCAAACACCAGAGTGAACCTGCCGGGGAAGAGGAGAGTAGCAACACAGAatccagccaatcagagccggTCCAGGACTGCGCTCCAAAGACCAAAAAGAAGAAAGCTGCGGTTACATCAGAGGAAGCAGAAGTTCCAGAGAGTGAGGCAACCAGAaagcagaaaaggaaaaagtgtaaaaaagacaaactgtgTGTAGATGAGGATACAAACGAGGAGGCACCTCctccaaagaagaagaaaaagaagaagtccAAAGAGTAA